A part of Crassostrea angulata isolate pt1a10 chromosome 5, ASM2561291v2, whole genome shotgun sequence genomic DNA contains:
- the LOC128183813 gene encoding aggrecan core protein-like codes for MEERKERVLIFISAVFIEFFNNTNGVILTRDQEGQRLDTSGQILDIIGQKQCVRECMRRGDCLSVNYWRRDLRCQLNPSTVGLGAVLIPDVNCVYMERASQPQELLTGPCVSTTCSFRCTYLSNGGTFCGPDINDAVIKTNEANCPSNYRWVPSVNLCYIVFESTRTWQDAKSQCEGAGARLAVLDTPMKLTAMQNEYDSGAVTSQPYYIGASFDNTLMAWKWINGFSVDPFFLSMYSVPNVTDTCLTWNHLDTLQECPCILKHPYLCEIPT; via the exons ATGGAGGAGAGAAAAGAACGCGTTCTGATATTCATTTCTGCAGTTTTCATTGAATTCTTTAATAACACCAACGGGGTCATTCTGACCAGAGATCAGGAGGGGCAGAGGCTGGACACTTCTGGACAAATTCTGGACATTATAGGACAGAAACAGTGCGTTCGAGAATGTATGCGCCGGGGGGATTGTCTATCGGTCAATTACTGGAGGAGAGACCTACGATGTCAACTGAACCCCTCCACAGTGGGCCTGGGGGCTGTCCTAATACCTGATGTTAATTGTGTGTATATGGAGAGGGCATCGCAGCCTCAG GAATTACTCACCGGGCCATGTGTTTCCACAACTTGTTCGTTCAGATGTACGTACCTATCGAACGGAGGGACGTTTTGTGGACCTGATATCAATGATGCTGTCATAAAAA CCAATGAAGCAAACTGTCCATCAAACTACAGATGGGTACCCTCTGTAAACCTTTGCTACATAGTATTTGAATCAACAAGAACCTGGCAAGACGCCAAGTCTCAATGTGAAGGCGCAGGAGCCAGACTTGCTGTACTAGACACCCCTATGAAGCTCACTGCAATGCAGAATG AGTATGATTCAGGTGCTGTGACGAGTCAACCTTATTATATTGGAGCCTCGTTCGACAATACCTTAATGGCTTGGAAATGGATAAACGGCTTTAGCGTGGatcctttttttctttctatgtaTTCGGTACCTAATGTTACTGATACATGCCTCACGTGGAATCATCTGGATACCCTTCAGGAGTGTCCCTGTATTTTGAAACATCCGTACCTTTGCGAAATTCCTACttga